TCCCCATGTTCTGAAGACGTTTGACATTGGCTCCTTCTAAAAGGTCGGATCCGCTAACATCAAATCCCATAGTGTGCAGAACCTCGGCAATACCGCTCATGCCTATTCCGCCGATCCCCACAAAATGGATGTTTTTAACTTTTCCAAACACCTTATCCAATGTTCATTCCCCCTGCTATCAGCTCCACGCTTTTGTATGTTTCTATCTTTTCCAGTGCATCTTTATAATTGTCATAATTCAGAGCAAAGCTTTTCATCATGCCTGTGAGCAGCTCCGGCTTTGCTTCTTTCTCGGTCATAACTTTAGCTATCCCCTTATCCTCTGCAAACTTCGCGTTATAAAGCTGATGATCGTCAGCAGATAGAGCGAAAGGGATATAAAGAGCAAGTCTTCTGGCGCTCATAACCTCAAACACAGTGCCGGAACCGGAACGGGCTATAACAATATCCGCCCATTTCAGAGCTTCAGCAACATCATCTATATAACCTGTCACTTCCAGTTTCTCTGAAAGCTCCACACCGAGTTCTTCATATTTTGCAAGTGTCTCATCTAGAAGCTTCCCGCCGGTCTGATGCCGTATAGTAAAACCAGCCTCAAGGAGCGATTCAGCAGCTTCAGTAACCTGCATATTTACAAACCTGCTCCCCTGTGAGCCGCCAAGAATAAGTATTTTTTTATTCATCTGCTCTTTTACAGGTATGTCTTTGAACATTTCCCTTACCGGATTCCCTGTTACAAGGGTTTTCCCCACTGCTTTTTTTGTATCCGGAAAAGATAGAAATACTTTCTCGCACCCTCCGGCGAACTTTCTATTGGTGAGCCCCATCACGCTGTTCTGCTCATGGAGATACATTTCTGCACCTTTCATTGACCCGACAAGAGCAGCAGCAGCAGAAACAAACCCGCCTGTGAGGAGGATTTTGTCATTCTTTTTTATAAGACGGTAACACTTGCCTATCTCTTTCATAAGCATAAACACAGACCTGACCTTACGCAGAGTGCTGACTCCGTTAATTGGTGTTTCTGACTGTTCATAAAAGGGATACTCAAGCTCTGACAGCACCTTGCGCTCAAGCCCACGCTTTGAAACGATAAAGAAACTGTCAACGCCAAACTGCTTCACATATTCCGCCACAGCAACACCCGGGTAAAGATGCCCGCCTGTTCCGCCGCCTGCAATCACTAGTCTAGTCATCCGCTCCCCCCTGTGCTTCTTCGGCACTGCGTATAAGTATACCAACCATAAAGAGCGACATGATCATGCTTGATCCGCCATAACTGACGAAAGGCAGCCCTATCCCTTTTGTGGGGAGCGCACCGGTGACAACACCGATATGAAGCCCTGCCTGCACCACAAGACAATATGCAATTCCGAATGTAAATATTCGTTTAAATTTATTCGAGTGCATCTTTGCAACCTGTACACAAGTATAAAAAAGTGCTGCAAAAAGTAATATAAAAAACACTGAACCAATCAGCCCTGTCTCTTCCGAAATAATGGCATATATAAAGTCTGTATGCGCTTCCGGCAGAAAGTGAAGCTTCTGGGAGGAGTTACCTATTCCCTTACCAAAAATCTTACCGCTGCCCACTGCCGCCAAAGACTGAATAAGCTGATAGCCTGTTCTGTACTGGTCAGCCCACGGATCAAGAAAGCTCAGAAGTCTCGCTTTCCTGTACCCCATCATCATCCCCGCAATAAGGATCGGAGAGATGAATCCGAGCATTCCGCCTATATGTTTAATACTCGCCCCTCCGATCAGAAACATGGCGAGCAGTATTGCTATCAACAAAAATGTAGTGCCGAAATCCGGTTCTGACAAAATCAGAGCACCCACAAGC
This window of the Denitrovibrio acetiphilus DSM 12809 genome carries:
- a CDS encoding UDP-N-acetylglucosamine--N-acetylmuramyl-(pentapeptide) pyrophosphoryl-undecaprenol N-acetylglucosamine transferase gives rise to the protein MTRLVIAGGGTGGHLYPGVAVAEYVKQFGVDSFFIVSKRGLERKVLSELEYPFYEQSETPINGVSTLRKVRSVFMLMKEIGKCYRLIKKNDKILLTGGFVSAAAALVGSMKGAEMYLHEQNSVMGLTNRKFAGGCEKVFLSFPDTKKAVGKTLVTGNPVREMFKDIPVKEQMNKKILILGGSQGSRFVNMQVTEAAESLLEAGFTIRHQTGGKLLDETLAKYEELGVELSEKLEVTGYIDDVAEALKWADIVIARSGSGTVFEVMSARRLALYIPFALSADDHQLYNAKFAEDKGIAKVMTEKEAKPELLTGMMKSFALNYDNYKDALEKIETYKSVELIAGGMNIG
- the ftsW gene encoding putative lipid II flippase FtsW; the protein is MNELKDNRFKILVITFVLVMGGLIFILSAGSMQAISLGRQELYFFQKQMVSVIVGFFAMYTAYKVPLVTWRKNVPLLYFLTLVLLVAVFFYRPINGAHRWLLLPGFSFQPSELAKFTLVLYLAHYLDKKEDRLKDFSKGFLPASILLGLVGALILSEPDFGTTFLLIAILLAMFLIGGASIKHIGGMLGFISPILIAGMMMGYRKARLLSFLDPWADQYRTGYQLIQSLAAVGSGKIFGKGIGNSSQKLHFLPEAHTDFIYAIISEETGLIGSVFFILLFAALFYTCVQVAKMHSNKFKRIFTFGIAYCLVVQAGLHIGVVTGALPTKGIGLPFVSYGGSSMIMSLFMVGILIRSAEEAQGGADD